One part of the Solanum dulcamara chromosome 8, daSolDulc1.2, whole genome shotgun sequence genome encodes these proteins:
- the LOC129898738 gene encoding sister chromatid cohesion protein PDS5 homolog E-like isoform X1, with protein MAGHCSCCVSLEKVEEDLTAYGMNLMNLPSATDELLKLLEKVESLLKLVGQHPVGSTRSALQPVMKALVRNEFLRHTNEDVKVSVVSCITEISRIFAPKYPYDDHKQMEEIFQQTIMALKKLSDVSSCSYRKVVRILEIFAKVRTCVLLLDLENETLVIEIFKLFLEVIRPYHPRNIFTWMKEIMTRLIEGSEELSVELLRPLLDSLKIDNQMASPVASKLGENVLKDCAAIVKPYFAEALKSMSLDSDYYAEIGSLLCNELPKGKEMDSKRARTSKDHGAELIGAKIKVWCPLEQAFYEGVISSFDSETNKHEVVYDDSEVEKLKLHEERWEMLEDNSSQKDSKRPCTIKEYGKELVGARIKVWWPFEEKFYEGVVSSFDPVKMKHKVVYDDGQVEKLRLHRERWEMLEDNSSQKDHELDFQGHAVSSATRSSKKKANSNSSTGPNISSSKRS; from the exons ATGGCTGGTCATTGCTCCTGTTGTGTTTCCCTGGAAAAGGTTGAAGAAGATCTCACAGCTTATGGAATGAACCTCATGAATCTTCCCTCTGCCACTGATGAGCTCTTGAAACTTCTTGAG AAAGTTGAGTCCTTACTGAAATTGGTAGGTCAGCATCCTGTTGGTTCGACAAGAAGTGCACTTCAACCTGTAATGAAAGCACTGGTTAGGAATGAGTTTTTGAGGCATACCAATGAAGATGTCAAAGTTTCAGTTGTTTCTTGTATCACTGAGATTTCTAGAATATTTGCCCCAAAGTACCCTTATGATGATCATAAACAAATGGAG GAAATTTTCCAGCAAACTATAATGGCGTTGAAAAAGTTATCTGATGTTAGTAGCTGCAGTTACCGTAAGGTGGTCcgaattcttgaaatttttgcTAAAGTAAGGACTTGTGTGTTGTTATTGGACCTTGAAAATGAAACTTTAGTTATCGAGATATTCAAACTTTTTCTCGAGGTCATCAG GCCCTACCATCCTCGTAATATATTCACTTGGATGAAAGAAATCATGACTCGGCTCATAGAAGGCAGTGAAGAACTCTCAGTAGAGCTTCTACGGCCTCTTCTTGATAGTCTCAAAATTGATAATCAG ATGGCTTCACCTGTTGCATCAAAATTGGGGGAGAACGTCCTAAAAGACTGTGCTGCCATTGTTAAGCCTTACTTTGCAGAAGCCCTAAAGTCAATGAGCTTAGATTCTGATTATTATGCTGAAATTGGTTCCTTATTATGCAACGAattgccaaaaggaaaagaaatg GATTCTAAAAGGGCTCGTACCAGCAAAGATCATGGTGCAGAACTGATCGGTGCTAAAATAAAAGTTTGGTGTCCATTGGAGCAAGC GTTTTACGAGGGAGTCATTTCTTCTTTTGATTCAGAGACAAACAAACACGAG GTCGTATATGATGATAGCGAAGTAGAAAAATTGAAACTACATGAAGAACGATGGGAGATGCTTGAAGACAATTCATCTCAAAAG GACTCTAAAAGGCCCTGTACCATCAAAGAATATGGAAAGGAACTGGTTGGCGCTAGAATAAAAGTTTGGTGGCCATTTGAAGAAAA GTTTTACGAGGGAGTAGTTTCTTCTTTTGATCCTGTGAAAATGAAACACAAG GTCGTATATGATGATGGTCAAGTAGAGAAATTGAGACTACATAGAGAACGATGGGAGATGCTTGAAGATAATTCATCTCAAAAG GACCATGAATTAGACTTTCAAGGCCATGCTGTTTCATCTGCTAC TAGGTCTTCAAAGAAGAAAGCAAACAGTAACTCCTCAACAGGACCAAACATCTCTTCATCCAAAAG GTCTTAA
- the LOC129898738 gene encoding sister chromatid cohesion protein PDS5 homolog C-like isoform X2 yields the protein MAGHCSCCVSLEKVEEDLTAYGMNLMNLPSATDELLKLLEKVESLLKLVGQHPVGSTRSALQPVMKALVRNEFLRHTNEDVKVSVVSCITEISRIFAPKYPYDDHKQMEEIFQQTIMALKKLSDVSSCSYRKVVRILEIFAKVRTCVLLLDLENETLVIEIFKLFLEVIRPYHPRNIFTWMKEIMTRLIEGSEELSVELLRPLLDSLKIDNQMASPVASKLGENVLKDCAAIVKPYFAEALKSMSLDSDYYAEIGSLLCNELPKGKEMDSKRARTSKDHGAELIGAKIKVWCPLEQAFYEGVISSFDSETNKHEVVYDDSEVEKLKLHEERWEMLEDNSSQKDSKRPCTIKEYGKELVGARIKVWWPFEEKFYEGVVSSFDPVKMKHKVVYDDGQVEKLRLHRERWEMLEDNSSQKDHELDFQGHAVSSATSSKKKANSNSSTGPNISSSKRS from the exons ATGGCTGGTCATTGCTCCTGTTGTGTTTCCCTGGAAAAGGTTGAAGAAGATCTCACAGCTTATGGAATGAACCTCATGAATCTTCCCTCTGCCACTGATGAGCTCTTGAAACTTCTTGAG AAAGTTGAGTCCTTACTGAAATTGGTAGGTCAGCATCCTGTTGGTTCGACAAGAAGTGCACTTCAACCTGTAATGAAAGCACTGGTTAGGAATGAGTTTTTGAGGCATACCAATGAAGATGTCAAAGTTTCAGTTGTTTCTTGTATCACTGAGATTTCTAGAATATTTGCCCCAAAGTACCCTTATGATGATCATAAACAAATGGAG GAAATTTTCCAGCAAACTATAATGGCGTTGAAAAAGTTATCTGATGTTAGTAGCTGCAGTTACCGTAAGGTGGTCcgaattcttgaaatttttgcTAAAGTAAGGACTTGTGTGTTGTTATTGGACCTTGAAAATGAAACTTTAGTTATCGAGATATTCAAACTTTTTCTCGAGGTCATCAG GCCCTACCATCCTCGTAATATATTCACTTGGATGAAAGAAATCATGACTCGGCTCATAGAAGGCAGTGAAGAACTCTCAGTAGAGCTTCTACGGCCTCTTCTTGATAGTCTCAAAATTGATAATCAG ATGGCTTCACCTGTTGCATCAAAATTGGGGGAGAACGTCCTAAAAGACTGTGCTGCCATTGTTAAGCCTTACTTTGCAGAAGCCCTAAAGTCAATGAGCTTAGATTCTGATTATTATGCTGAAATTGGTTCCTTATTATGCAACGAattgccaaaaggaaaagaaatg GATTCTAAAAGGGCTCGTACCAGCAAAGATCATGGTGCAGAACTGATCGGTGCTAAAATAAAAGTTTGGTGTCCATTGGAGCAAGC GTTTTACGAGGGAGTCATTTCTTCTTTTGATTCAGAGACAAACAAACACGAG GTCGTATATGATGATAGCGAAGTAGAAAAATTGAAACTACATGAAGAACGATGGGAGATGCTTGAAGACAATTCATCTCAAAAG GACTCTAAAAGGCCCTGTACCATCAAAGAATATGGAAAGGAACTGGTTGGCGCTAGAATAAAAGTTTGGTGGCCATTTGAAGAAAA GTTTTACGAGGGAGTAGTTTCTTCTTTTGATCCTGTGAAAATGAAACACAAG GTCGTATATGATGATGGTCAAGTAGAGAAATTGAGACTACATAGAGAACGATGGGAGATGCTTGAAGATAATTCATCTCAAAAG GACCATGAATTAGACTTTCAAGGCCATGCTGTTTCATCTGCTAC GTCTTCAAAGAAGAAAGCAAACAGTAACTCCTCAACAGGACCAAACATCTCTTCATCCAAAAG GTCTTAA
- the LOC129898738 gene encoding sister chromatid cohesion protein PDS5 homolog D-like isoform X3, whose translation MAGHCSCCVSLEKVEEDLTAYGMNLMNLPSATDELLKLLEKVESLLKLVGQHPVGSTRSALQPVMKALVRNEFLRHTNEDVKVSVVSCITEISRIFAPKYPYDDHKQMEEIFQQTIMALKKLSDVSSCSYRKVVRILEIFAKVRTCVLLLDLENETLVIEIFKLFLEVIRPYHPRNIFTWMKEIMTRLIEGSEELSVELLRPLLDSLKIDNQMASPVASKLGENVLKDCAAIVKPYFAEALKSMSLDSDYYAEIGSLLCNELPKGKEMDSKRARTSKDHGAELIGAKIKVWCPLEQAFYEGVISSFDSETNKHEVVYDDSEVEKLKLHEERWEMLEDNSSQKDSKRPCTIKEYGKELVGARIKVWWPFEEKFYEGVVSSFDPVKMKHKVVYDDGQVEKLRLHRERWEMLEDNSSQKDHELDFQGHAVSSATS comes from the exons ATGGCTGGTCATTGCTCCTGTTGTGTTTCCCTGGAAAAGGTTGAAGAAGATCTCACAGCTTATGGAATGAACCTCATGAATCTTCCCTCTGCCACTGATGAGCTCTTGAAACTTCTTGAG AAAGTTGAGTCCTTACTGAAATTGGTAGGTCAGCATCCTGTTGGTTCGACAAGAAGTGCACTTCAACCTGTAATGAAAGCACTGGTTAGGAATGAGTTTTTGAGGCATACCAATGAAGATGTCAAAGTTTCAGTTGTTTCTTGTATCACTGAGATTTCTAGAATATTTGCCCCAAAGTACCCTTATGATGATCATAAACAAATGGAG GAAATTTTCCAGCAAACTATAATGGCGTTGAAAAAGTTATCTGATGTTAGTAGCTGCAGTTACCGTAAGGTGGTCcgaattcttgaaatttttgcTAAAGTAAGGACTTGTGTGTTGTTATTGGACCTTGAAAATGAAACTTTAGTTATCGAGATATTCAAACTTTTTCTCGAGGTCATCAG GCCCTACCATCCTCGTAATATATTCACTTGGATGAAAGAAATCATGACTCGGCTCATAGAAGGCAGTGAAGAACTCTCAGTAGAGCTTCTACGGCCTCTTCTTGATAGTCTCAAAATTGATAATCAG ATGGCTTCACCTGTTGCATCAAAATTGGGGGAGAACGTCCTAAAAGACTGTGCTGCCATTGTTAAGCCTTACTTTGCAGAAGCCCTAAAGTCAATGAGCTTAGATTCTGATTATTATGCTGAAATTGGTTCCTTATTATGCAACGAattgccaaaaggaaaagaaatg GATTCTAAAAGGGCTCGTACCAGCAAAGATCATGGTGCAGAACTGATCGGTGCTAAAATAAAAGTTTGGTGTCCATTGGAGCAAGC GTTTTACGAGGGAGTCATTTCTTCTTTTGATTCAGAGACAAACAAACACGAG GTCGTATATGATGATAGCGAAGTAGAAAAATTGAAACTACATGAAGAACGATGGGAGATGCTTGAAGACAATTCATCTCAAAAG GACTCTAAAAGGCCCTGTACCATCAAAGAATATGGAAAGGAACTGGTTGGCGCTAGAATAAAAGTTTGGTGGCCATTTGAAGAAAA GTTTTACGAGGGAGTAGTTTCTTCTTTTGATCCTGTGAAAATGAAACACAAG GTCGTATATGATGATGGTCAAGTAGAGAAATTGAGACTACATAGAGAACGATGGGAGATGCTTGAAGATAATTCATCTCAAAAG GACCATGAATTAGACTTTCAAGGCCATGCTGTTTCATCTGCTAC GTCTTAA